One Drechmeria coniospora strain ARSEF 6962 chromosome 01, whole genome shotgun sequence genomic region harbors:
- a CDS encoding cell surface protein, whose amino-acid sequence MRSAVVYSTLVVAVWAHGLCTSMEGANGVSNGCGSQADTSIIRDREISNGKASPLGRTEGGGPVSAAASIEYFMTGAGTAQRNKGANGATGQEDDLSALGRSRQRREEHKRQIGKLFGGAGAGAGAGLGGLLGGLGGAGRGSAAGGGGKKSNFAEETMVADTAGQGATSGLPTTNDQGEISMVFRQINQDGAGPMRADIDATSGGTDPSAFQRAEVTQDIPGLGIGGLSLATNTEFPLKVQMPPGMTCEAQVGGASNVCIVRVRNSAAAGPFGGSGAFTQSPSAKKRAIAYRLRKRFQISRVEDKDALDAADAAELEEEEDDDE is encoded by the exons ATGCGATCCGCCGTTGTATACTCCACCTTGGTTGTTGCCGTCTGGGCTCACGGGCTCTGCACGTCCATGGAGGGCGCCAACGGCGT CAGCAACGGCTGCGGCTCTCAGGCCGATACATCCATCATCAGGGATCGTGAGATCAGCAACGGCAAGGCCAGTCCCCTCGGACGCACCGAGGGTGGTGGTCCTGTGAGTGCTGCGGCTTCCATCGAGTACTTCATGACTGGTGCTGGTACCGCTCAGAGAAACAAGGGTGCCAATGGCGCCACAGGCCAGGAGGACGACTTatccgccctcggccggtCTCGGCAACGCCGTGAGGAGCATAAGCGTCAAATCGGCAAACTGTTTGGTGGTGCTGGGGCCGGGGCGGGTGCTGGCCTCGGCGGTCTTCTCGGAGGtctcggcggtgccggccgtggcagtgccgccggcggtggtggCAAGAAGAGCAACTTTGCTGAGGAGACCATGGTAGCTGACACGGCGGGCCAAGGGGCCACGAGTGGCCTTCCCACCACCAACGACCAGGGAGAGATTTCCATGGTCTTTCGGCAG ATAAACCAGGACGGTGCTGGCCCTATGAGGGCCGATATCGACGCTACGTCCGGAGGCACTGATCCTTCGGCCTTTCAAAGGGCCGAAGTCACCCAGGACATTCCAGGACTCGGCATCGGGGGCTTGTCTCTGGCCACCAACACTGAGTTCCCATTGAAGGTCCAGATGCCCCCGGGCATGACGTGCGAGGCGCAGGTTGGCGGCGCGAGCAACGTTTGCATCGTTCGTGTCCGCAACAGCGCTGCGGCCGGGCCATTCGGTGGATCCGGCGCCTTCACGCAGAGCCCTTCTGCAAAAAAGCGCGCCATCGCCTACCGTCTGAGGAAGCGCTTCCAGATCAGTCGCGTGGAGGATAAGGATGCGcttgatgccgccgacgcggctgagctcgaggaagaagaggatgacgatgagTAA